In Massilia violaceinigra, one DNA window encodes the following:
- a CDS encoding SWIM zinc finger family protein produces MTLNADQILALAPDASSAKAGSQLAGPAKWGNLGRTETAVWGECQGSGKVPYRTQIDLGEPAFKCSCPSRKFPCKHGIGLYLLLASHGPLFTDGAPPQWVSDWLDSRQQRSEKKLQSAAEKAIATTPEQAAAQAAAAQKREDKRDSKVAAGIAELQTWLEDLAREGLSTLRARGPAFWNDIAARMVDAQAAGLAARLRRASGMCFDTTLPDWETQLARELASIYLLGTACRRLPDLPPELQSDVRTLVGWTVSQEEVLAQAGVQDRWQVLAQHTGDNERIRARTTWLRGMASGRWAMILQYAAGTQGYDKVLAPGTQFDGELCFYHSAYPLRALIKQQDAFSTLDASLANAPTLDASLAAYAEALARNPFLDRFPLVLDAMVPHAGGAPHLAGADGRIIPLHAGFRHLWPLLALSGGHPVTVIGEWDGYAIVPLSVFAENRLHHFDNETVA; encoded by the coding sequence ATGACTTTGAACGCCGATCAAATCCTCGCACTGGCGCCCGATGCGAGTTCCGCCAAAGCCGGCAGCCAGCTGGCAGGGCCCGCCAAGTGGGGCAACCTGGGCCGGACCGAAACGGCCGTGTGGGGCGAATGCCAGGGCAGCGGCAAAGTCCCCTACCGCACCCAGATCGACCTGGGCGAGCCGGCCTTCAAGTGTTCCTGCCCCAGCCGCAAGTTCCCGTGCAAGCACGGCATCGGCCTGTATCTGTTATTAGCCAGCCATGGCCCCCTGTTCACGGACGGCGCGCCGCCCCAATGGGTCAGCGACTGGCTCGACAGCCGTCAGCAGCGCAGCGAAAAGAAACTCCAGAGCGCCGCCGAAAAAGCCATCGCCACCACCCCCGAGCAGGCGGCAGCCCAGGCCGCGGCGGCGCAAAAGCGCGAGGACAAGCGCGACAGCAAGGTCGCGGCCGGCATCGCCGAACTGCAAACCTGGCTCGAAGACCTGGCGCGCGAAGGCCTGTCCACCCTGCGCGCACGCGGCCCGGCGTTCTGGAACGACATTGCCGCGCGCATGGTCGACGCCCAGGCCGCCGGCCTGGCTGCGCGCCTGCGCCGCGCCAGCGGCATGTGCTTCGACACCACCCTGCCCGACTGGGAAACCCAGCTGGCGCGCGAACTGGCATCGATCTACCTGCTCGGCACCGCCTGCCGCCGCCTGCCGGACCTGCCGCCCGAACTGCAAAGCGACGTGCGCACCCTGGTCGGCTGGACCGTCAGCCAGGAAGAGGTGCTGGCCCAGGCCGGCGTGCAGGACCGCTGGCAAGTGCTGGCCCAGCACACCGGCGACAACGAGCGCATCCGCGCGCGCACCACCTGGCTGCGCGGCATGGCAAGCGGACGCTGGGCCATGATCCTGCAGTACGCCGCCGGCACGCAAGGCTACGACAAGGTGCTCGCGCCCGGCACGCAGTTCGACGGCGAACTGTGCTTCTATCACAGCGCGTATCCGCTGCGCGCCCTCATCAAGCAGCAAGACGCCTTCAGCACGCTCGATGCAAGTCTGGCGAACGCTCCCACGCTCGACGCTTCGCTGGCGGCCTACGCCGAGGCGCTGGCGCGCAACCCTTTCCTCGACCGCTTTCCGCTCGTGCTCGACGCCATGGTGCCGCATGCGGGCGGCGCGCCCCACCTTGCTGGCGCCGACGGCCGCATCATCCCGCTGCACGCAGGTTTTCGCCACCTGTGGCCCCTGCTCGCGCTCAGCGGCGGCCATCCGGTGACCGTGATCGGCGAATGGGACGGGTATGCCATCGTCCCGCTCAGCGTATTCGCGGAAAACCGCTTGCATCATTTTGACAACGAGACCGTAGCATGA
- a CDS encoding vanadium-dependent haloperoxidase, with product MKRRTFLTMGSAAALGSALMACGGSDEPPPPSQPAPPAQLGTVIAWNNIALDAVRATRMPPPIAARALAIVHSAMYEAWAAYDSVALGQYLGAQLRRPAAERTPANKALAISFAAYTALLDQFPSQQVAFDAHLAALNSRPIDAYNNSATAPRLGTIAAHAVLDRCRDDGANQNGKLTPGGVPFADYSGYLPRNPPLLVTQPTPRANIPFPGLWQPLSFDAGGVRRTQTFLTPFWGSVRPFALGAGGQFRPPPPAAFGSREFIDQAEQVVQLQAALTERQKAIADYWAGSTVGELPGSYWCRFAQLISERNDYSEDDNIKLFFALSNAVFDASIAAWDAKRAYDFARPISAIRYLMQGRIIQSFGPEGPAGGLRPVAGEAWMPFHPASAPTPAFPDHVSGHSTFSAASAEILRRFTGSDTFRHEVTIAARSLLIDPALPSAPVPLAWETFSDAVAEAGISRVYAGIHFERASTDGRTLGTQVGAAVFARAQALWLGYA from the coding sequence ATGAAACGACGCACCTTCTTAACGATGGGCAGCGCAGCCGCCCTCGGCAGCGCCCTGATGGCTTGCGGCGGGTCGGACGAGCCGCCACCTCCTTCCCAGCCGGCACCACCAGCGCAGCTGGGTACGGTGATTGCCTGGAACAACATTGCCCTCGACGCCGTGCGCGCCACCCGCATGCCGCCGCCGATCGCCGCGCGCGCGCTGGCGATCGTCCATAGCGCCATGTACGAAGCGTGGGCGGCCTACGACAGCGTCGCCCTCGGCCAGTACCTTGGCGCGCAGCTACGCAGGCCGGCCGCCGAACGCACCCCCGCCAACAAGGCGCTGGCGATCAGCTTCGCCGCCTACACGGCCCTGCTCGATCAGTTTCCCAGCCAGCAAGTTGCCTTCGATGCGCACCTCGCCGCGCTGAACAGCCGCCCGATCGACGCCTACAACAACAGCGCCACGGCCCCGCGCCTGGGCACCATTGCCGCGCACGCGGTGCTCGACCGATGCCGCGACGATGGCGCCAACCAGAACGGCAAGCTGACGCCGGGCGGCGTGCCGTTCGCCGACTACAGCGGCTACCTGCCACGCAACCCGCCGCTGCTGGTCACCCAGCCCACGCCGCGCGCCAACATTCCCTTCCCGGGCCTGTGGCAGCCGCTTTCTTTCGACGCTGGCGGCGTGCGCCGCACCCAAACGTTCCTGACGCCGTTCTGGGGCAGCGTGCGCCCATTCGCCCTGGGCGCGGGCGGCCAGTTCCGCCCGCCTCCGCCGGCCGCCTTCGGCAGCAGGGAATTCATCGACCAGGCCGAGCAGGTCGTCCAGCTCCAGGCCGCCCTGACCGAACGCCAGAAGGCGATCGCCGACTACTGGGCCGGCAGCACCGTCGGCGAGCTGCCCGGCTCTTACTGGTGCCGCTTTGCGCAACTGATATCGGAGCGCAACGATTACAGCGAGGATGACAACATCAAACTGTTCTTCGCCCTGTCCAATGCGGTGTTCGACGCCAGCATCGCCGCCTGGGACGCCAAGCGCGCCTACGATTTCGCACGCCCAATCAGCGCCATCCGCTATCTGATGCAGGGCCGCATCATCCAGAGCTTCGGCCCCGAAGGCCCGGCCGGCGGACTGCGCCCGGTCGCCGGCGAAGCCTGGATGCCATTCCACCCGGCGAGCGCGCCCACGCCCGCGTTTCCCGACCACGTGTCCGGCCACAGCACGTTCAGCGCCGCCTCGGCCGAAATCCTGCGCCGCTTCACCGGCAGCGACACCTTCCGGCACGAGGTGACGATAGCGGCGCGTTCGCTGCTGATCGACCCGGCCCTGCCGTCCGCGCCGGTGCCCCTGGCATGGGAAACGTTCAGCGATGCCGTGGCCGAAGCGGGAATCTCGCGCGTCTACGCCGGCATTCATTTCGAGCGCGCCAGCACCGACGGGCGCACCCTGGGCACCCAGGTTGGCGCCGCCGTGTTCGCACGCGCGCAGGCGCTCTGGCTGGGTTATGCCTGA
- a CDS encoding metallophosphoesterase family protein — MKFIHAADLHIDSPLRGLNGYEGAPVQELRGATRRALSALVDLAIEQTVDFVILAGDIYDGNWADFRTGLFFRDQMVRMTREGIRVYIVKGNHDAESQITKQLPPVDGVHTFKSSAVETFTIDGLGVALHGRSFPNRAVPEDLVEHYPDAIANMFNIGVLHTSLNGRGGHDVYAPTTVDALCARGYDYFALGHVHAREVVREAHPRIVYPGNLQGRHAKETGPKGCELVTVDGGAITSAQFVPLDVVRWHRLQLDAGGAPDLNALRQRFMKAAGELVAGEHGRLHALRVIVSGQTELHRVEAEQPGTIAAAIQAGTQDFEGADLWVEEVKLDLRSPLDRDAALKREDAVGEVVQLVDEIASSEEHLRAWALAQLGALGTLPPGLADCDPAALPPEALRALLADAEATVLAHLGGMEGIAR, encoded by the coding sequence ATGAAATTTATTCACGCCGCCGATTTGCATATCGACAGTCCCTTGCGCGGGCTGAACGGCTACGAGGGCGCGCCGGTGCAGGAGCTGCGCGGCGCCACGCGCCGGGCCTTGTCGGCCCTGGTCGACCTCGCGATTGAGCAGACGGTCGATTTCGTCATCCTGGCGGGCGATATTTACGACGGCAACTGGGCCGACTTCCGCACTGGCCTGTTTTTCCGCGACCAGATGGTGCGCATGACGCGCGAGGGCATCCGCGTCTACATCGTCAAGGGCAATCACGACGCCGAAAGCCAGATCACCAAACAGCTTCCGCCGGTCGATGGCGTGCATACGTTCAAGTCCAGCGCAGTCGAGACGTTCACGATCGACGGGCTCGGCGTGGCCTTGCACGGACGCAGCTTCCCGAACCGCGCCGTGCCGGAAGACCTGGTCGAGCACTATCCCGACGCCATCGCCAATATGTTCAACATCGGTGTGCTGCACACCAGCCTGAACGGACGGGGCGGGCACGACGTGTATGCGCCGACCACGGTCGACGCGCTGTGCGCCAGGGGTTACGATTATTTCGCGCTGGGCCACGTGCACGCGCGCGAGGTTGTGCGCGAGGCCCATCCGCGCATCGTTTATCCCGGCAATCTGCAGGGTCGCCACGCCAAGGAGACCGGGCCCAAGGGCTGTGAACTGGTGACGGTGGACGGCGGCGCCATCACCAGCGCCCAGTTCGTGCCGCTGGACGTGGTGCGCTGGCACCGCCTGCAACTGGACGCCGGCGGCGCACCCGACCTGAATGCCTTGCGCCAGCGATTCATGAAGGCGGCTGGTGAACTGGTGGCCGGCGAACACGGGCGCCTGCACGCGCTGCGGGTGATCGTCAGCGGCCAGACCGAGCTGCACCGGGTCGAGGCCGAGCAGCCCGGCACCATTGCCGCCGCCATCCAGGCCGGCACCCAGGACTTCGAAGGCGCCGACCTGTGGGTCGAGGAAGTCAAGCTCGACCTGCGCTCGCCGCTCGACCGTGATGCTGCCTTGAAGCGCGAGGACGCGGTCGGCGAGGTGGTGCAGCTGGTCGACGAGATCGCATCCAGCGAGGAACACCTGCGCGCATGGGCGCTCGCGCAGCTCGGCGCCCTGGGGACCTTGCCGCCCGGGCTGGCAGATTGCGACCCTGCGGCGCTGCCGCCGGAAGCACTGCGCGCGCTGCTGGCCGACGCCGAGGCGACCGTCCTTGCGCACTTGGGCGGCATGGAAGGAATCGCACGATGA
- a CDS encoding ATP-binding protein: MKLRELHLTAFGPFTDRKLDFGSAGQNVVFVHGPNEAGKSSTLRAISDLRFGIPQLSRDNFVHEHRNMLLGGVLVDRNGKSYHIMRRKGRTNTLQYADGSPVTPDVEALITCGLSKEDYEAMFGLDHDRLRNGGEALLAGHGEIGAALFEASAGVRSIPSVLERLDQSARTYFMPGARAKNGRINEALRSYGEHHAELKTAQIKPAWWAERFKEHQAAAKRLSELEVRHEEANRRQLRLSELRGVAPLIRTQDEAGAMLSELDDVPLLAENAATERAAAQAGLAAACQNAQAAQDAVQRLSTQLKALAPDHAALDAAARIERLAASAESFESLRNTIADAADQVAEARRLLDERAGAIVPGVAAHAVLAMAPAPAARARIEEVLGDFKVAQQRLHQHLESALPLEDDEEQAADALPAPALVSALHAVRDEARRKEVLMKRKEQLPADIRQLERQVAADVAALGLADEMALIKVRALLDSEIDAARSEFDMADSELAALRKQLAQLKTEHAGAAARCEQLLAAGAVPTMTQVRAARGQRDGHWAQVREANAGGNPAPGALLDSFEADVRDADRLVDELARDTERATQLQGSQDELARLAQQLADIEHERAATGQRSAAAQERWNATLAARGLPQLAPKALREWQSRLAEAREQSANLQSLTDELDMARATERALVDDLCDAISAVGVAAPANGSLATLWSLVGEIQNDIERRQHALSTALGKRTEREQHQRRFKAQQKTLEEQLAGAAAAVSSGVYGALHLDPQAGVAAAGARLLEFGRLGEAKAELDSVSARELRAQQAFERLLGQGHELAQALGDTPAADLRHYVEQLKARLAQARRIDSERALKQQALEEAQERQREQESLALRHEAVLERLCRAADVDSPEALPAAEAQSQRKRQAQAEADRVRRDLATASSRPVDELRALLRDYDAERMNDEQNQVSAELATLEEGLRSARQAEETARRALEAVDSADTAAVARELMERDAAGVRLAIAPWMRSRLAHALLDEALKRFRERAQGPMLLAASRYFQQMTDGLFVRLVSDDAGAKPVLLAQRDNGGQVRVEGLSEGTRDQLYLALRLAALEIRRDAGYDLPVVLDDVLMTSDDGRAALALRAIADFAKDHQVIVFTHHAHLLGVAERSVPAPMLQVVSL; encoded by the coding sequence ATGAAGCTGCGCGAACTGCACCTGACCGCCTTCGGTCCCTTCACCGACCGCAAGCTCGATTTCGGCAGCGCCGGACAGAACGTGGTGTTCGTCCATGGTCCCAACGAAGCGGGCAAGTCGTCGACCCTGCGCGCGATCTCGGACCTGCGCTTCGGCATACCGCAGCTGAGCCGCGATAATTTCGTGCACGAGCACCGCAACATGCTGCTGGGCGGGGTGCTGGTGGACCGCAACGGCAAGTCCTATCACATCATGCGCCGCAAGGGCCGCACCAACACCCTGCAGTATGCCGACGGCAGCCCGGTCACGCCCGATGTCGAGGCGCTGATCACCTGCGGCTTGTCGAAGGAGGATTACGAAGCCATGTTCGGCCTGGACCACGACCGCCTGCGCAACGGCGGCGAGGCGCTGCTGGCCGGCCACGGCGAGATCGGCGCGGCCTTGTTCGAGGCCAGCGCCGGGGTGCGCAGCATTCCGTCGGTGCTGGAGCGGCTCGACCAGTCGGCCCGCACCTACTTCATGCCCGGTGCGCGCGCAAAGAATGGGCGCATCAACGAGGCGCTGCGCAGCTACGGCGAACATCATGCCGAATTGAAGACCGCGCAGATCAAGCCGGCATGGTGGGCGGAACGCTTCAAGGAGCACCAGGCGGCGGCCAAGCGGCTGTCCGAACTGGAGGTGCGCCACGAGGAGGCCAACCGCCGGCAGCTGCGCCTGTCCGAATTGCGCGGCGTGGCGCCGCTGATCCGCACCCAGGACGAGGCGGGCGCCATGCTGTCGGAACTCGACGACGTGCCGCTGCTGGCGGAAAACGCCGCCACCGAACGGGCCGCCGCGCAAGCGGGATTGGCCGCCGCATGCCAGAACGCGCAAGCGGCGCAGGACGCAGTACAGCGTTTGTCCACCCAGCTCAAGGCCCTGGCGCCGGACCATGCTGCGCTCGACGCGGCCGCCCGCATCGAGCGCCTGGCCGCCAGCGCCGAATCGTTCGAGAGCCTGCGTAACACGATTGCCGACGCCGCGGACCAGGTGGCCGAGGCGCGCCGCCTGCTGGACGAACGCGCCGGCGCCATCGTGCCCGGCGTGGCGGCGCACGCCGTGCTGGCAATGGCGCCGGCGCCGGCCGCGCGCGCCCGGATCGAAGAGGTGCTTGGCGACTTCAAAGTGGCGCAACAGCGGCTGCACCAGCATCTGGAATCGGCACTGCCGCTGGAGGACGATGAAGAGCAGGCCGCCGACGCGCTGCCGGCGCCCGCACTGGTGAGCGCCCTGCATGCGGTGCGCGACGAAGCGAGGCGCAAGGAAGTACTGATGAAGCGCAAGGAGCAGCTTCCGGCCGACATCCGGCAGCTGGAGCGGCAGGTCGCCGCCGACGTGGCGGCACTGGGGCTGGCGGACGAGATGGCGCTCATCAAAGTGCGAGCCTTGCTCGACAGTGAAATCGATGCCGCGCGCAGCGAGTTCGATATGGCTGACAGCGAGTTGGCGGCGCTGCGCAAGCAGCTCGCGCAGCTCAAAACCGAGCACGCGGGGGCCGCGGCCAGATGCGAGCAGTTGCTGGCCGCCGGCGCGGTACCGACGATGACGCAGGTGCGCGCCGCGCGTGGCCAGCGCGACGGCCACTGGGCGCAGGTGCGCGAGGCGAACGCCGGCGGCAATCCGGCGCCCGGCGCACTGCTCGACAGCTTCGAGGCCGATGTTCGCGACGCCGACCGGCTGGTCGACGAACTGGCACGCGACACCGAACGCGCGACGCAGCTGCAGGGCAGCCAGGACGAGCTGGCGCGCCTTGCGCAGCAGTTGGCCGACATCGAACACGAACGTGCGGCGACCGGGCAGCGCAGCGCGGCAGCGCAGGAGCGCTGGAACGCCACGCTGGCGGCGCGCGGTCTGCCGCAGCTGGCGCCGAAAGCGCTGCGCGAATGGCAGTCCCGGCTTGCCGAGGCGCGCGAGCAGAGCGCCAACCTGCAATCGCTGACCGATGAGCTGGACATGGCGCGCGCAACCGAACGCGCGTTGGTGGACGATCTGTGCGATGCGATATCGGCGGTTGGCGTGGCAGCGCCGGCCAACGGCTCGCTGGCCACCCTGTGGTCGCTGGTGGGAGAGATTCAGAACGACATTGAGCGGCGCCAGCATGCGCTCAGCACCGCGCTGGGCAAGCGCACCGAGCGCGAACAGCACCAGCGCCGCTTCAAGGCGCAGCAGAAGACCCTGGAAGAGCAACTGGCCGGCGCGGCGGCGGCGGTGTCGTCGGGCGTGTACGGCGCGCTGCACCTCGATCCGCAGGCCGGTGTCGCCGCGGCGGGTGCGCGCCTGCTCGAATTCGGGCGCCTGGGCGAGGCCAAGGCGGAACTCGACAGCGTCAGCGCGCGCGAGCTGCGCGCGCAGCAGGCATTCGAGCGGCTGCTGGGGCAGGGTCACGAGCTGGCGCAGGCGCTGGGCGATACGCCGGCCGCCGACTTGCGGCATTACGTCGAACAGCTCAAGGCAAGGCTGGCGCAGGCAAGGCGGATCGACAGCGAACGCGCGCTCAAGCAGCAGGCGCTGGAAGAGGCGCAGGAACGCCAGCGCGAACAGGAAAGCCTGGCGCTGCGCCATGAAGCGGTACTGGAGCGGCTGTGCCGCGCGGCCGACGTCGATTCGCCCGAGGCGCTGCCGGCGGCGGAGGCGCAATCGCAGCGCAAGCGCCAGGCCCAGGCCGAGGCGGACCGGGTGCGCAGGGACCTCGCCACGGCATCCTCACGGCCGGTGGACGAACTGCGCGCGCTCCTGCGCGACTACGACGCCGAGCGCATGAACGACGAGCAAAACCAGGTTTCGGCCGAGCTGGCGACACTGGAGGAGGGCTTGCGCAGCGCGCGCCAGGCCGAAGAAACGGCGCGCCGCGCTCTGGAAGCGGTCGATTCGGCCGATACCGCGGCCGTGGCGCGCGAGCTCATGGAGCGCGATGCGGCCGGGGTACGGCTGGCGATCGCGCCGTGGATGCGCTCGCGGCTGGCGCATGCCTTGCTCGACGAGGCGCTCAAGCGTTTCCGCGAGCGCGCCCAGGGACCGATGCTGCTGGCGGCCTCGCGCTACTTCCAGCAGATGACCGACGGCCTGTTCGTGCGGCTGGTCAGCGACGATGCCGGTGCCAAGCCGGTCTTGCTGGCGCAGCGCGACAATGGCGGCCAGGTGCGTGTCGAGGGCTTGAGCGAAGGCACGCGCGACCAGCTCTACCTGGCGCTGCGGCTGGCCGCGCTGGAAATCCGGCGCGACGCCGGCTACGACCTGCCGGTGGTGCTCGACGACGTGTTGATGACCTCCGACGACGGCCGCGCGGCGCTGGCCTTGCGTGCGATCGCCGATTTCGCCAAGGACCATCAGGTGATCGTGTTCACTCACCATGCCCACCTGCTCGGCGTGGCCGAGCGCAGCGTGCCGGCCCCGATGCTGCAGGTCGTCAGCCTCTAG
- a CDS encoding IS1380 family transposase, which yields MPNCTNEPIKLGRVGRRVVEASFDGGDIVSDGGVLLLRQVDQRIGLSKAIARVFEDRRRRASVSHSMRDLLAQRVYGLCCGWEDVCDHNVLRRDLAMQTAVGRADDLASAPTLSRLETSSTRAQAAALHGVLLDQFIASKAKRPKELVLDIDATHMPLHGEQEKSHFHRYYDNYCYLPLYVFCGQDILACVLRPSSRDPAGILSALIKLISRRLRQAWPRIRIIVRGDSGFCRHQALRRFEKWGLHYIVGLQKNSALLQRVELAELALAEMYQKAGSKQRMIGEFTYAAGTWDRQRRVIARLEHDARGANPRFIVTNLTGGPKALYERVYCARGEAENRIKEAQLDLFGRRASCHKFQANQLRLLLAAFAYTLMINLRRLALVGTELARACTATIRIKLLKIGAAVVRNTRRVRVMLASQHPLKHVFLTAARALAP from the coding sequence ATGCCAAATTGTACCAATGAACCGATCAAGTTGGGGAGGGTTGGACGGCGCGTCGTTGAGGCGTCATTCGACGGCGGCGACATCGTCAGCGACGGCGGGGTTCTGCTGCTGCGCCAAGTGGATCAGCGCATCGGCTTAAGCAAAGCGATTGCGCGCGTATTCGAGGATCGACGCCGTCGTGCCAGCGTTTCGCACAGCATGCGCGACTTGCTCGCGCAGCGCGTGTACGGCCTGTGCTGTGGCTGGGAGGACGTCTGTGACCACAATGTGCTGCGCCGCGACTTGGCCATGCAAACGGCAGTGGGCCGGGCCGATGACTTGGCCTCGGCGCCGACGCTGAGCCGGCTTGAAACGTCCTCCACGCGCGCGCAGGCGGCCGCCCTGCATGGCGTTCTGCTCGATCAGTTCATCGCCAGCAAAGCTAAGCGGCCCAAGGAACTGGTGCTCGACATCGATGCCACCCACATGCCGCTGCATGGAGAGCAAGAGAAGTCCCACTTCCACCGCTACTACGACAATTACTGTTACTTGCCGCTGTACGTCTTCTGTGGCCAGGATATCCTCGCCTGCGTCTTGCGGCCCAGCAGCCGCGATCCGGCCGGTATCCTCAGCGCATTAATCAAATTGATCTCCCGGCGCTTGCGCCAGGCTTGGCCACGCATCCGCATCATCGTGCGCGGCGATTCCGGGTTCTGCCGTCATCAAGCTCTGCGCCGCTTCGAGAAATGGGGGCTGCACTATATCGTCGGCTTGCAAAAGAACTCAGCGTTGCTGCAACGAGTAGAGTTGGCCGAACTGGCACTGGCCGAGATGTATCAGAAGGCCGGTTCCAAGCAGCGCATGATCGGAGAATTCACTTATGCGGCGGGGACGTGGGATCGGCAACGGCGCGTCATCGCGCGGCTGGAACACGATGCGCGCGGCGCCAACCCGCGTTTCATCGTCACCAACCTGACTGGGGGTCCCAAGGCACTGTACGAACGCGTGTATTGCGCCCGTGGCGAAGCAGAGAACCGTATCAAGGAGGCGCAGCTCGATTTGTTCGGACGCCGTGCGAGCTGCCATAAATTCCAGGCCAACCAACTGCGGCTGCTACTGGCAGCGTTCGCCTATACCCTGATGATCAATTTGCGCCGCCTGGCTTTGGTTGGCACGGAACTGGCACGCGCCTGCACGGCGACGATCCGCATCAAACTGCTCAAGATCGGCGCGGCCGTCGTGCGCAACACGCGGCGCGTGCGCGTCATGCTCGCATCCCAACATCCACTCAAGCACGTCTTCCTCACTGCCGCCCGCGCGCTGGCACCATAA
- the gltX gene encoding glutamate--tRNA ligase — protein MTVVRTRFAPSPTGYLHLGGARTALYSWAYARHFGGTFVLRIEDTDVERSTPEAVQAIIEGMQWLGLMHDEGPFYQMQRMDRYREVLAQMLEAGTAYHCYSSKEEVDAMRERFTAAGEKPRYDGTWRPEPGKTLPAVPADREPVVRFKNPLDGDVSWDDVVKGTITISNKELDDLVIARPGGVPTYNFCVAVDDWDMQITHVLRGDDHVNNTPRQINILRAIGAPLPKYGHLPMILDHEGKKLSKRTSAVSVMDYPAKGILPEAMLNYLARLGWSHGDDEIFSMEQFCEWFNTDHLTSSAAQFDLEKLAWLNNHYIKQADNTRLAALARPQMEAQGAQFDGAPDLAAALALMKDRTNTINELADAAMLFYRTPQPDAALMTQHLTDAVKPVVAQFAERCATVEWTREALAAMIKEVLAANGIKMPVLAMPLRLLLTGQLQTPAIDAVLVLLGRELVLSRLKVEV, from the coding sequence ATGACCGTCGTCCGCACCCGTTTTGCCCCCAGCCCAACCGGCTACCTCCACCTTGGCGGCGCCCGCACCGCGCTCTACAGCTGGGCGTACGCCCGCCATTTCGGCGGCACCTTCGTGCTGCGCATCGAAGACACCGACGTCGAGCGTTCCACGCCGGAAGCGGTGCAGGCCATCATCGAGGGCATGCAGTGGCTGGGCCTGATGCACGACGAAGGCCCGTTCTATCAGATGCAGCGCATGGACCGCTACCGCGAGGTGCTGGCCCAGATGCTGGAAGCGGGCACCGCCTACCACTGCTATTCGTCCAAGGAAGAAGTGGACGCCATGCGCGAGCGCTTTACGGCGGCGGGCGAAAAGCCGCGCTATGACGGTACCTGGCGTCCGGAGCCGGGCAAGACCCTGCCTGCGGTACCGGCCGACCGCGAGCCGGTGGTGCGCTTCAAGAACCCGCTCGACGGCGACGTCAGCTGGGACGATGTGGTCAAGGGCACGATCACAATTTCCAACAAGGAACTGGACGACCTCGTCATCGCCCGCCCGGGCGGCGTGCCGACCTATAACTTCTGCGTGGCGGTCGACGACTGGGACATGCAGATCACGCACGTGCTGCGCGGCGACGACCACGTCAATAACACGCCACGCCAGATTAACATCCTGCGCGCGATCGGTGCGCCGTTGCCGAAGTACGGCCACCTGCCGATGATCCTCGATCATGAAGGCAAGAAGCTGTCCAAGCGCACCTCCGCCGTCAGCGTCATGGATTATCCGGCCAAGGGCATCCTGCCGGAAGCGATGTTGAACTACCTGGCGCGCCTGGGCTGGAGCCACGGCGATGACGAAATCTTTTCGATGGAGCAGTTCTGCGAGTGGTTCAATACGGATCACCTGACCAGTTCAGCTGCCCAGTTCGACCTGGAAAAGCTGGCCTGGCTGAACAATCACTACATCAAGCAGGCCGACAACACCCGCCTGGCGGCGCTGGCGCGTCCGCAGATGGAAGCGCAGGGCGCCCAGTTCGACGGCGCGCCCGATCTGGCCGCCGCGCTGGCGCTGATGAAGGATCGCACCAATACCATCAACGAACTGGCCGATGCGGCGATGCTGTTTTACCGCACCCCGCAGCCGGACGCGGCACTGATGACCCAGCACCTGACCGACGCCGTCAAGCCTGTCGTGGCCCAGTTCGCCGAGCGCTGCGCCACGGTCGAGTGGACGCGCGAAGCGCTGGCCGCGATGATCAAGGAAGTGCTGGCTGCTAACGGCATCAAGATGCCGGTGCTGGCCATGCCGCTGCGCCTCCTGCTGACCGGCCAGTTGCAGACCCCGGCAATCGATGCCGTGCTGGTGCTGCTGGGCCGCGAACTGGTTCTCTCGCGTCTGAAAGTCGAAGTTTAA